From the Chloroflexota bacterium genome, one window contains:
- a CDS encoding GxxExxY protein: MAIRCIQQPEWQITYREKVVGKQILDILIAGEVVVENKVALGLTRLHKAQLISYLKVTGKQVGLLLNFGGPKPEFQRLYFTPREPKASKASVERVAENPELAGLIEPEMVYEIVGGLFDVHATLGPGFMGRIYANACYHELKLRGLPIKPYKAVQVFYRGESLGELKFGHLRVSGAVMVFPTAAKSVADFELDNFREWLRVQQASLGILANFHDTELKPLFLKPKSVQFPKSVV, translated from the coding sequence ATGGCAATTCGTTGCATTCAACAACCTGAATGGCAAATCACCTATCGCGAGAAGGTCGTCGGCAAACAGATTTTAGACATCCTTATTGCTGGAGAAGTCGTCGTCGAAAACAAAGTCGCGCTCGGCCTCACCCGTCTGCACAAAGCACAGTTGATTTCTTATCTCAAGGTGACAGGCAAACAAGTAGGCTTGTTGCTTAACTTTGGCGGGCCAAAGCCGGAGTTTCAGCGGCTATACTTCACTCCACGCGAGCCGAAAGCGAGCAAAGCGAGTGTCGAGCGTGTGGCTGAAAACCCGGAGCTGGCCGGTTTGATTGAGCCAGAGATGGTTTATGAAATTGTGGGCGGCCTGTTTGACGTTCATGCCACGTTGGGGCCGGGGTTTATGGGCCGTATCTATGCCAATGCCTGCTATCATGAACTCAAATTGCGCGGGTTGCCGATTAAACCATACAAGGCAGTCCAGGTTTTCTATCGCGGCGAATCGCTTGGCGAACTTAAATTCGGCCACCTGCGCGTAAGTGGTGCGGTCATGGTTTTTCCTACCGCCGCCAAAAGTGTCGCCGATTTTGAACTCGACAACTTCCGCGAGTGGTTGCGCGTCCAACAGGCCTCGCTGGGCATCCTCGCCAACTTCCATGACACCGAACTCAAGCCGCTCTTTCTGAAGCCCAAATCCGTCCAATTCCCCAAATCCGTTGTCTAA
- a CDS encoding C39 family peptidase produces MLNKKLAATILLAIGIGAIALFKYDSIRWRIELVRGAILDLAAPAGDTLPTALPSVAAETVSPPLSVVAEFNSPPVAATPIPTVTATSIPISLVTPPESVTLKSPKWEKQDINNCGPATLAMYLRFYGWQGTQDEVAKVVHPNQRDKNVRWDEMVYYVKTHAGWLDALFRVGGTVDKLKLFLANGYPVVIETGYEVEQGWVGHYLLITGYDDSEEIFIVQDVTAGPDRRVPYETVDQQWQEFNRLYIVVFPPDDIEVINALLGPDVDETVNRQNALAAARTDTQTEPENAFAWFNLGSNLNYFDRYAEAAEAFDKARELGLPKRMLFYQFGPYRAYFNLGRYQDVIDLSTFTLDYRPDLEESYFWRAWAEYMLGDKNAAIADFRNALEVNPTFNDAKVALESIGVKP; encoded by the coding sequence ATGCTCAACAAAAAACTGGCCGCGACGATCCTGCTGGCCATTGGGATCGGCGCGATCGCTCTTTTCAAATATGACTCAATTCGCTGGCGGATTGAACTGGTGCGCGGCGCGATTCTCGATTTGGCCGCCCCGGCCGGGGACACGTTGCCCACCGCCCTCCCTTCGGTCGCCGCAGAGACGGTTTCCCCGCCTCTTTCGGTGGTGGCAGAATTCAATTCCCCACCAGTGGCGGCGACCCCGATTCCAACAGTGACTGCCACGTCCATCCCAATCTCACTTGTCACGCCGCCCGAGTCAGTCACCCTCAAATCGCCCAAATGGGAGAAACAAGACATCAACAACTGCGGCCCGGCTACGCTGGCAATGTACTTGCGCTTTTACGGCTGGCAAGGCACGCAGGACGAGGTGGCGAAAGTTGTTCACCCGAATCAGCGCGACAAGAACGTGCGTTGGGACGAGATGGTGTATTACGTGAAAACGCACGCCGGCTGGCTCGATGCCTTGTTCCGCGTGGGCGGCACGGTGGACAAGTTGAAGCTGTTTCTGGCGAACGGTTATCCGGTGGTGATTGAAACGGGCTATGAGGTGGAGCAGGGCTGGGTGGGCCACTACTTGCTGATTACGGGCTACGATGACTCGGAGGAAATCTTCATCGTTCAAGACGTGACTGCCGGGCCGGATCGCCGTGTGCCTTACGAGACGGTTGACCAGCAGTGGCAGGAGTTCAACCGGCTGTACATCGTCGTCTTTCCGCCGGATGACATTGAGGTGATCAACGCCCTGCTCGGCCCGGATGTTGACGAGACTGTGAACCGACAGAACGCGCTGGCCGCCGCCCGGACTGACACGCAAACCGAACCGGAGAACGCCTTTGCCTGGTTCAACCTCGGCTCGAACTTGAACTACTTTGACCGTTACGCCGAAGCCGCCGAAGCCTTTGACAAGGCGCGCGAACTCGGATTGCCAAAGCGTATGCTCTTCTATCAGTTCGGGCCGTATCGCGCCTACTTCAATCTTGGACGTTACCAGGACGTGATTGACCTCAGCACCTTCACCCTCGACTACCGTCCCGACCTCGAAGAGTCGTACTTCTGGCGGGCGTGGGCCGAATACATGCTGGGCGACAAGAACGCTGCCATCGCCGACTTCCGCAACGCGCTGGAGGTGAACCCGACGTTTAATGATGCGAAGGTGGCGTTGGAGAGTATTGGGGTGAAGCCGTGA
- a CDS encoding C39 family peptidase, which produces MRLPRPLLLTLAAFGLALCLFASGAFYNSRTFTDRIYPRIDRFLSGLGSNQPEAVPTLAVTLADPPTFAVETPTSIATPKGEDTASPLQTTQQPNNLTTQSPTPEPTAVSVIYDLPASITLEGARYEPQLYNNCGPATLTAALVYWGWRGSEPDELVWYAAGKDVRWQRDIASVIKPNKSDKNVMAYELANYAIEQAGLSAEIRYGGDIDVIKRFVANGFPVIIERGFREEEHGQVGQGWEGHYGLITGYDDNARKFLTQDSFKGANYWRDYDAEVKDWRDFNYLYIILYPGNRAAEVTALLGPDADVGANYNRALAKAQADAARHTDPLDLAFDWFNVGTSLQLLERNEDAALAFDQARSYGILPYRMLWYQTFMYKAYFYTERYQDVIDLANVTLQTPGMEESLYWRGWAYYQLGDLDRAVADMRAALDAHPDWDQALAALAQWGVSP; this is translated from the coding sequence ATGCGCCTCCCCCGCCCCCTCCTCCTCACCCTCGCCGCTTTCGGCCTCGCCCTCTGCCTCTTTGCCAGCGGCGCGTTTTACAACAGCCGCACGTTCACCGACCGAATATACCCGCGCATTGACCGCTTCCTCAGCGGCCTCGGTTCAAACCAACCGGAAGCTGTGCCCACGCTCGCCGTCACCCTCGCCGACCCGCCAACCTTTGCGGTGGAAACGCCAACATCAATTGCCACCCCAAAAGGCGAAGACACAGCTTCGCCCCTACAAACAACCCAACAACCTAACAACCTAACCACCCAATCTCCAACCCCTGAACCAACCGCCGTTTCTGTCATCTACGATCTTCCGGCCAGCATCACGCTTGAGGGCGCGCGCTACGAGCCACAGCTTTACAACAACTGCGGCCCGGCCACGCTCACCGCGGCGCTGGTGTATTGGGGCTGGCGCGGCTCGGAGCCGGACGAATTGGTGTGGTATGCGGCAGGCAAAGACGTGCGCTGGCAGAGAGACATCGCCAGCGTGATCAAGCCGAACAAGAGCGATAAGAACGTGATGGCTTACGAGTTGGCAAACTATGCCATCGAACAAGCGGGCCTCAGCGCCGAGATTCGCTATGGCGGCGATATTGACGTGATCAAACGTTTCGTCGCCAACGGTTTCCCGGTCATCATCGAGCGCGGCTTCCGCGAGGAGGAGCACGGGCAGGTGGGGCAAGGCTGGGAGGGCCACTACGGCCTCATCACCGGCTACGACGACAACGCCCGCAAGTTCCTGACGCAAGACTCGTTCAAAGGCGCAAACTACTGGCGCGATTACGACGCCGAAGTGAAAGATTGGCGCGACTTCAACTATCTCTACATCATCTTGTATCCGGGCAATCGCGCCGCCGAAGTGACGGCTTTGCTGGGGCCGGACGCCGACGTGGGCGCAAACTACAACCGCGCCCTCGCTAAAGCCCAGGCCGACGCGGCCAGACACACCGACCCGCTCGATCTCGCTTTCGACTGGTTCAACGTCGGCACGTCGCTCCAACTGCTGGAGCGCAATGAGGACGCCGCCCTGGCCTTCGATCAGGCGCGCAGTTATGGAATACTGCCCTATCGCATGTTGTGGTATCAGACCTTCATGTACAAAGCCTATTTCTACACCGAGCGCTATCAGGACGTGATTGACCTGGCGAACGTCACCCTGCAAACGCCGGGGATGGAAGAGAGCCTCTACTGGCGCGGCTGGGCCTACTACCAGCTTGGCGACCTCGACCGGGCCGTCGCCGACATGCGCGCCGCCCTCGACGCCCACCCGGACTGGGATCAGGCGCTGGCGGCGCTGGCGCAGTGGGGAGTAAGCCCATAG